Proteins encoded together in one Marispirochaeta sp. window:
- a CDS encoding ABC transporter permease codes for MGSIFAEAFRLIVSGDREVYFIAFTSLRLATASTLIASLAGIPLGITLHFGRLPFKRPIISVLSALMAVPTVVIGLLVFSLISRSGPLGGLNLLFTPGAVVTGQVFLVLPILTSLVYSGLSRMDPRFHETLITLGARRGDVLKASIIEARFIIISAILAGFGRVVGEVGVSMMLGGNIRWYTRTMTTSIALETSKGQFELGISLGLILLAIALAINILTHSLVKNDV; via the coding sequence ATGGGTTCCATTTTTGCGGAGGCTTTCCGCTTGATCGTATCCGGCGACAGGGAGGTTTATTTTATTGCATTTACCTCCCTGCGTCTGGCTACGGCTTCCACGCTTATTGCCTCTCTGGCGGGTATCCCCCTGGGAATAACCCTGCATTTCGGCAGGCTCCCCTTTAAACGGCCGATAATCTCCGTGCTCAGCGCCCTTATGGCGGTGCCCACCGTGGTTATCGGCCTTCTGGTTTTCTCCCTTATTTCCCGTTCCGGTCCCCTGGGAGGATTGAATCTGCTCTTTACCCCCGGTGCTGTCGTTACAGGTCAGGTTTTCCTTGTGCTTCCGATCCTGACCTCCCTGGTTTATTCGGGTCTTTCCAGGATGGATCCCCGCTTTCATGAGACCCTGATAACCCTGGGTGCCCGCCGGGGAGACGTACTCAAGGCCTCTATTATTGAGGCCCGGTTTATTATTATCTCCGCAATCCTGGCAGGATTCGGCAGGGTTGTCGGAGAGGTAGGGGTCTCCATGATGCTGGGCGGAAACATACGCTGGTATACCCGCACCATGACCACCAGCATTGCCCTGGAGACCAGTAAGGGGCAGTTCGAACTGGGAATCTCCCTGGGACTGATCCTGCTGGCCATTGCCCTTGCCATCAATATTCTGACCCACAGCCTGGTTAAGAACGATGTCTGA
- a CDS encoding 4Fe-4S binding protein yields MAPYQGELTQTLTDSAFCSGCGSCEHACPVEGDKAIYVSGHREHRIRKEKPPAPESDEPGEPPEEELEEFPF; encoded by the coding sequence ATGGCCCCTTACCAGGGAGAATTAACCCAGACCTTAACGGACAGCGCCTTCTGCTCCGGCTGCGGCAGTTGTGAACACGCCTGCCCCGTGGAAGGAGACAAGGCTATTTACGTAAGCGGACACCGGGAACACCGCATACGTAAGGAGAAACCTCCTGCCCCGGAGTCAGACGAACCGGGGGAGCCGCCCGAAGAGGAGCTCGAGGAGTTTCCTTTTTAA
- a CDS encoding ATP-binding cassette domain-containing protein, which yields MSENTIFRVENLEFGYGGPPVLTVGELEFEKNRIHVLLGPNGSGKTSLLKLLNRLLYAQKGNILLEGKDIGENRAVREETVYLHQNPLLFSGMVYNNIAYGLKIRKMPKVQIAERVNEALTVAGLEGFEKRRHNALSGGEIQRVAIARALVLRPKVILFDEPTSSIDLENVRRFEKLLPSIRDRYGTTIIVSTHNLPFAYRICDRLVHLDEGKVVPTGENILSGSMVSGERDERLFECGGVRIHCPDMDGDFVKAVVDHDRIVLSRETLHSSARNNFAAEVKAVTPMQIRGQAHPLMDVTLAVKDLRLTSRITEQSCKELGLDTGSMVFASFKASTVRLY from the coding sequence ATGTCTGAGAACACCATTTTTCGTGTAGAAAACCTTGAATTCGGATACGGCGGACCTCCGGTCCTGACTGTGGGAGAACTGGAATTTGAGAAGAACAGAATTCATGTGCTCCTGGGGCCAAACGGCTCCGGAAAAACAAGTCTGCTGAAACTTCTCAATCGTTTGCTGTATGCGCAAAAGGGAAACATTTTACTCGAGGGCAAAGATATTGGTGAGAACCGTGCCGTGAGGGAAGAGACGGTCTATCTGCATCAGAATCCGCTGCTGTTTTCCGGTATGGTTTATAATAACATTGCCTACGGACTCAAGATCCGCAAGATGCCGAAGGTGCAGATTGCCGAAAGGGTAAACGAAGCTCTGACTGTGGCTGGCCTTGAAGGCTTTGAAAAACGCCGGCACAATGCCCTCTCCGGCGGGGAGATTCAGCGTGTTGCCATTGCCCGGGCCCTGGTCCTGCGGCCCAAGGTCATTCTTTTCGATGAACCCACATCCAGTATCGATCTGGAAAACGTACGCCGCTTTGAGAAACTTTTGCCCTCCATCCGTGATCGATACGGGACCACCATTATTGTGAGCACCCACAACCTTCCTTTTGCTTACCGTATCTGCGACAGGTTGGTGCATCTGGACGAGGGAAAGGTAGTCCCAACAGGAGAAAATATCCTGTCCGGTTCCATGGTCTCCGGCGAAAGGGATGAACGGCTGTTTGAATGTGGTGGAGTACGCATCCATTGCCCTGACATGGACGGTGATTTTGTAAAAGCCGTCGTTGACCATGACAGAATTGTCCTTTCCCGTGAAACCCTCCATTCCTCGGCACGCAATAATTTCGCGGCAGAGGTAAAAGCGGTTACACCCATGCAGATCAGGGGACAGGCGCACCCGCTTATGGACGTAACTCTGGCTGTGAAGGATCTTCGGCTCACCTCGCGTATTACCGAACAGTCATGCAAGGAACTTGGCCTGGACACTGGAAGCATGGTGTTTGCTTCGTTTAAAGCCTCCACTGTACGTTTGTATTAA
- a CDS encoding substrate-binding domain-containing protein, translating to MKKAMTLAAVLFVVCSMTLFAGGVSESPQSPNDTEQAPAPDKPRVKLATTTSTDNSGLLGYLLPEFTKDTGYIVDVIAVGTGAALGLGEKGDVDVVFVHARAKEDEFVDAGYGVNRKDVMYNDFVILGPEDDPAGIGKAADAAGAIKLIAEAKVDFVSRGDNSGTHFKELSLWDTAGITPEGAWYKEAGQGMGAVITMTNDLQGYTMADRGTFISMKDSIDLVVCFDGEASLFNPYGIIAVNPELHSHVNYEGAMALVDWIVSDKGQKLIGDFKKGGEQLFYPDAR from the coding sequence ATGAAAAAGGCAATGACTCTTGCCGCTGTGTTGTTTGTAGTGTGTTCCATGACCCTCTTCGCAGGCGGCGTCTCTGAAAGCCCCCAATCCCCAAACGACACTGAACAGGCACCCGCCCCGGACAAGCCCAGGGTAAAGCTTGCGACTACCACCAGTACCGACAACAGCGGTCTTTTGGGCTACCTGCTGCCTGAATTCACCAAAGACACCGGGTACATCGTGGATGTTATCGCAGTCGGAACCGGTGCGGCCCTGGGACTTGGTGAGAAGGGTGACGTTGATGTTGTATTTGTCCATGCCAGGGCCAAGGAAGATGAGTTCGTCGATGCTGGTTACGGCGTCAACCGGAAGGACGTAATGTACAACGATTTTGTAATCCTGGGGCCCGAGGATGATCCTGCAGGAATCGGCAAGGCCGCCGACGCTGCCGGGGCGATAAAGCTGATTGCAGAAGCTAAAGTTGATTTTGTATCCCGGGGAGACAATTCCGGCACCCATTTCAAGGAGCTCAGCCTCTGGGACACCGCAGGAATTACCCCAGAAGGTGCCTGGTACAAGGAAGCCGGACAGGGCATGGGAGCCGTTATAACCATGACCAACGATCTGCAGGGCTACACCATGGCCGACCGGGGGACCTTTATTTCCATGAAGGATTCCATCGATCTGGTGGTTTGCTTCGACGGGGAGGCATCTCTTTTTAATCCCTATGGAATAATCGCGGTCAATCCGGAGCTTCACTCCCATGTAAACTACGAAGGCGCCATGGCCTTGGTCGACTGGATTGTAAGCGACAAGGGACAGAAGCTCATTGGGGATTTTAAGAAGGGCGGGGAACAGCTTTTTTATCCCGACGCCCGCTAA